A single window of Anomaloglossus baeobatrachus isolate aAnoBae1 chromosome 5, aAnoBae1.hap1, whole genome shotgun sequence DNA harbors:
- the PMP22 gene encoding peripheral myelin protein 22 has protein sequence MLLLLLGIIILHVAVLVLLFVSTIVSSWLVSNGYSADLWQNCSEGVSSTWNCLSSSNNEWLQSVQAMMILSIIFSVLSLFLFFCQLFTLTKGGRFYLTGIFQLLAGLCVVAGASIFTVRHTEWHGDTASFGYAYILAWVAFPLAIISGIIYVILRKRE, from the exons ATGCTTCTCTtgttgcttgggatcattatcctcCACGTCGCCGTCCTGGTTCTGTTGTTCGTCTCTACAATCGTCAGC AGTTGGCTCGTAAGCAATGGCTACTCTGCGGATTTGTGGCAGAACTGCAGCGAAGGAGTCAGCAGTACCTGGAACTGTCTGTCCTCCTCCAACAATG AATGGCTCCAGTCGGTCCAGGCCATGATGATTCTCTCCATAATCTTCAGCGTCCTCTCCCTGTTTCTCTTTTTCTGCCAACTCTTCACTCTCACAAAAGGTGGACGATTCTACCTGACTGGCATCTTCCAGCTCCTTGCAG gtctgtgtgtggtggctggaGCATCCATCTTTACTGTTCGACACACGGAATGGCACGGCGACACTGCCAGCTTTGGATATGCCTACATCTTGGCTTGGGTAGCCTTCCCGCTCGCCATCATCAGTGGCATCATCTACGTCATCTTAAGAAAGCGGGAATAA